One region of Armigeres subalbatus isolate Guangzhou_Male chromosome 3, GZ_Asu_2, whole genome shotgun sequence genomic DNA includes:
- the LOC134219801 gene encoding biogenesis of lysosome-related organelles complex 1 subunit 1, whose protein sequence is MLSAMIKDHQARQAAKKEEQERRRKDAILSANELTQNLVDHLNVGVAQAYLNQKRLDAEAKQLHVGATNFAKQTQHWLTLIENFNGSLKEIGDVENWAKTIENDMNVITTALEIAYKTSREK, encoded by the exons ATGCTATCGGCAATGATAAAAGACCACCAGGCGAGGCAGGCTGCCAAAAAAGAGGAACAAG AGCGTAGAAGAAAAGATGCAATCCTTTCCGCAAACGAACTAACGCAGAATCTGGTGGATCATCTGAATGTAGG cGTTGCTCAGGCATACCTAAACCAAAAGCGATTGGATGCGGAAGCCAAACAACTACACGTGGGAGCTACAAACTTTGCCAAACAAACGCAGCATTGGTTGACGTTGATTGAAAACTTTAACGGATCGTTAAAG GAAATTGGAGATGTTGAAAACTGGGCTAAAACGATAGAAAACGACATGAACGTCATTACAACTGCTTTGGAAATCGCATATAAAACCAGTCGGGAAAAGTAA